The Gossypium arboreum isolate Shixiya-1 chromosome 6, ASM2569848v2, whole genome shotgun sequence DNA window CAAATAAGCAACTCCCTGATCCAGTATCTCTCTTATGTTTGTTGACAAAAACCTTCCTCGCTCCCACGTAAACCGCCTACCAATATAACCTAAATAATTGAGCTCGCAATCTTTTAGCGTCATTCGAAAATTATGCATTTAACTTTCAGCTCTTAGCCGACCaccttttttttcaaaatagttCGTGATTTCATTAAAATCCCCCAACACAACCTAAGGGGTCGTTTGGTCTTGACCTAATCATTTAAGTAATTCTCAAGACTCACTTTTACTTCTTTCATCCAGATTCCCATAGAATCCAGTTAGTCACTAAATTGCATCGCACTTATTGTCGTGAACCTCAGCATCAACATGAAAAGAAGAGAAACTCTTAAGTTAAATCAAATAATTTCCTTTCCAACCCAACACTGCAATATCAATCCGATTTTCAAACTCGCATTTCATTCTAACCGCTTCCATCCTTTTAGAACTTAACTTTGTTTCCATAAGAAAAAAATACGGGGATTAATGGCTCTTAATATTTTTTTGAACCTCTTAACAGTTCGTGATCTCCCCAAACCACGAACGTTTTAGCTTAAGACTTTCATTGCATTCGACTGCTCTATTCACCAGAGCTAGTCGTTAAATCAAAAGAACCTGCTTCCATATTAGTCCCTACGAGAGTTAATGAACCTTCTACTAACCTTTACCGTTTCTTACCTTCTAAGATAATTAATGGGTCATTCTCCTCCTACAACATCAGATCCGTGGGCCCATTTTTAGATCCACTACCATTCAAATCCCCACTGCCCAGGTTACGCCAACTGTCAAGCCCTTTAGTTAAAATCTGTTGACCAGATTTCAAAGGAATTAAATTGGGATTTGAAGATTGTTTCCACGAATCCCCCCTTAAATTAGCCCCACTATCATTCTTtcagttattgctttgattgatgctTTCCATATTACCATTGCTCCACTGTGATCTATCAGCTTCACGGAGCCACCTACTCACCATTGCATTATGCCGCCGTGCCACTGCACGCAATGATATATCCCACCCAAAAAAAAATTTGGATTGCTCAATTCGAAGGCGAAAAGGACAGTAACTTTCACCATGCCCCAACTTGCCacaaatgaagcaaaataaaCTTAATTTTTCATATTGAAAGCAAGCATAAACAGCCGTAGCTTTTCCAATCTggatctttttcttttgtttcaacgGATTAGATACGTCTAAACGAACACGAGTGCGCATGAATTTTTCAAGGCCCAGAGTCAGAATAGAAGTATCATATTCTAAGAATTTTCCCAAAAATTCACGAAATTGCATAGCTATTGTTTTAGTTATCAATCCTGGAGGCAAATCGTGTATTTGGACccaaaattcaataaaatttaacaATATGGCTGAACGATCTCCTCCTTTTTGGACTTTTTGTAGAATAATCAAATGGTTATTGAAAAACCAAGGTGTATTGGAAAGCACCCTTTGCACGTCAACATCATGGAAGAATTGAAAAAGATACCGTTTTTTGCCTAGATCCGAGATACATATCCCTCCAATGGGATGCCATAGATCAGCCATAGTGTTGCGTAGATAAGGAAAATGTACAACACTATAAGTTAAACATCGCCCCACCAAACAGAACTGATAACTTCGACCCACTACTGCTGCTTCCTCCTGGAACGCCTCCTCTTCATCCAGTAATCTCAGATTTGCTAACTCTTCTTCCATAAAAACCACACAAAAGACAAAAACCAAAAAGAGAAGCCTAACAAAGATACgattaaaaggaaaaagaaaatcaagaaaaatttttagaaaaattaagaaaaaaaaccgTGTCAGAAGACAGATAGAGAAACCGTGTCAAAAGACAAACTTGTTCAAATACCATCTATACCATTATTTAAGTGTGTgatgaaaattcataattaactaataatattcCATTGCACTTTTTTTAAATGCTTTGCAAAGTGTGATAAAAAATATTACAAAGAAATATGTTgattaatttttaatgtttttcgttattattaataattactgttgaaaattaaaatgttttgctTCCAAACGTAAAACCAAAAATACCTAAATCATCGCGTTTAGGTTTgattggaaaattaattttccactaCACATTTCTTGTGCAGAACTGTTTTCCATTCGAAATCCTttatgctgattttttttttcattcttttatgctgaatttttagttaattttttttgcGATTATTTCGTTGATTAAAGTTTACatttgaattaatataaaatagtaattttatttgttttatgttatattttaatcatttaatttaaaatgttatgttttaatcatttacgttattattttattataaaattaacatTCTATTGTTAagatctattatctcttaaacaAACGTCTAAAGtgacaataaaaataattttaaatgacAACATTGGACTGCCATTTAGAAAGTTACATATtttaatgataaattaattatttcgtaataaaataataacataagtaattaaataaaattttttatatataaataactaaaatataaactgaaataaataaaataattattttgacactTAGACAGTTTCCAATTAAACACTTTAAATACGTTACCAACATTGGACGCTCTCCGGTCAACAAACATTATCAATGTACAAAGGTACAACTTCAATGTGCGGTACATTGGACTGCCATTTAGAAAGTTACATATtttaatgataaattaattatttcgtaataaaataataacataagtaattaaataaaattttttatatataaataactaaaatataaactgaaataaataaaataattattttgacactTAGACAGTTTCCAATTAAATACTTTAAACACGTTACCAACATTGGACGCTCTCCGGTCAACAAACATTATCAATGTACAAAGGTACTACTTCAATGTGCGGTAGATATATGTTAAATCGCACAATTATATCCATGGCTTAACATTCTTTTTTTCCTTCTGTTGCTTTCACTGTCAGAAACAATGATCGGAGACTTAGAGAAAATGTTGGCGGTAGGCCTGATCTGGGGCGCCACTAACGCCGCAATGCGCCGTGGCGCACTCCTTTGGGACCGATATCTCAAGTCCTCTCCAAACTCAGGCGACCCACCTCGCAAGTTCTACCAAAAGCTCCTCAATTCCTTATCCAATTGGCTAACCCTCCTTTTGTTTTGGCAATATTCGATCCCTTTCTTCATCAACCTCTCCGCCTCCGCCACCTTTTTCGCTATCTTAGGCCAGGCTCCGATTTCGCTCGCCGTCCCCGTCACCAACGCGACCACGTTTGCTGCC harbors:
- the LOC108484288 gene encoding uncharacterized protein LOC108484288 isoform X2: MYKETMIGDLEKMLAVGLIWGATNAAMRRGALLWDRYLKSSPNSGDPPRKFYQKLLNSLSNWLTLLLFWQYSIPFFINLSASATFFAILGQAPISLAVPVTNATTFAATAVSAILLGEETRIGHTLLGTGFIVLGVSLCIT
- the LOC108484288 gene encoding uncharacterized protein LOC108484288 isoform X1 → MYKETMIGDLEKMLAVGLIWGATNAAMRRGALLWDRYLKSSPNSGDPPRKFYQKLLNSLSNWLTLLLFWQYSIPFFINLSASATFFAILGQAPISLAVPVTNATTFAATAVSAILLGEETRIGHTLLGRKATEYEALPTTIKGDVC